One region of Primulina tabacum isolate GXHZ01 chromosome 1, ASM2559414v2, whole genome shotgun sequence genomic DNA includes:
- the LOC142549336 gene encoding uncharacterized protein LOC142549336 produces MVGKRGSRRATSASSRPQRGPEQSHVETRQEQPHLETGQEQPRQETRAKQPLHETRVEQTRPNENVGNLTLEQLGQFITRTVDEAMKRNQEFMFAEEQAARQEQEENVKGHQSRVEETHPLQSGEISEMGLMWKEIRRLRKQVGSRAPAPNKGSPFSLAILEEGLPPNFRQPNVGEYDGHSDPEEHLGRFENAALLHQYTDGVKCRVF; encoded by the coding sequence atggtaggcaagagagggagtagaagagctacctcagcatcatcgcgtcctcagaggggacccgaacaatctcatgttgagacaagacAGGAACAACCGCATCTTGAGACGGGAcaagaacaacctcgtcaagagacaaGAGCTAAGCAGCCCCTTCATGAGACAAGGGTCGAGCAAAcccgtcccaatgagaatgtggggaacttgaccctggaacagttgggccaatttatcacccggacagtggatgaggcAATGAAGAGGAATCAAGAGTTTATGTTTGCAGAAGAGCAGGCCGCTCGCCAGGAGCAAGAGGAGAATGTGAAGGGCCACCAGAGCCGGGTTGAAGAGACGCATCCCCTCCAAAGTGGGGAGATTAGTGAGATGGGGTTGATGTGGAAGGAGATACGGAGGTTGAGGAAGCAGGTAGGAAGCAGAGCGCCGGCCCCCAATAAAGGAAGTCCTTTTTCGCTTGCCATTCTGGAAGAAGGACTTCCCCCGAATTTCCGACAACCGAATGTTGGAGAATATGATGGACATTCCGACCCCGAAGAGcatttggggagatttgagaatgcggctttGTTGCATCAGTATACAGATGGAGTGAAATGCCGGGTGTTCtag